A single genomic interval of Halobacillus halophilus DSM 2266 harbors:
- a CDS encoding PadR family transcriptional regulator, which yields MENFREMMKGVLEGCVLEIISRGETYGYEITQQLRELGFTDVVEGTVYTITMRLEKNNLVDIEKKPSTMGPPRKFYTLNAAGHKRLETFWRKWEFVSGKINELKTKNL from the coding sequence ATGGAAAATTTCAGAGAAATGATGAAAGGGGTTCTTGAGGGGTGTGTGCTTGAGATCATCAGCCGTGGCGAAACGTACGGCTATGAAATCACTCAACAGCTGCGGGAACTTGGTTTCACTGATGTGGTTGAAGGCACCGTTTATACAATTACCATGCGGCTTGAGAAAAATAATCTGGTGGACATCGAGAAAAAGCCATCCACTATGGGGCCACCAAGAAAATTTTATACCCTCAACGCAGCTGGGCATAAGCGCCTTGAAACTTTTTGGAGAAAATGGGAATTCGTCTCAGGCAAA
- a CDS encoding urease accessory protein UreD produces MRETGLLSLEAKKRHARTKIHGYYEGAFKFTRPVRLDDDCLSVYLIHVGGGYVDGDTYGSTITLGEGAELAVTSQASTKVYKTPSKPVEQHTKIHLGADSVLEYFLDPLILYEGARFIQNTTIEMEPDAVFFYSDIITPGWSKDGVNFRYDWVRNKLKVYQNGKLVLFDHLLLEPDDELEGVLQLEGHTHVGSFVLFHPEASREFAEWLYENVFESFPDVRLGISDMEGGGIVIRILGDRTQTIERILSHIHTFARRELLDKGEISWRKY; encoded by the coding sequence ATGAGGGAAACAGGCCTTCTAAGTCTTGAGGCGAAGAAGCGCCATGCGAGAACTAAGATTCATGGTTATTATGAAGGAGCCTTTAAATTTACGCGTCCCGTTCGTCTCGACGACGATTGCCTGTCTGTCTACCTTATCCATGTTGGTGGAGGGTACGTCGATGGGGATACATATGGGTCAACCATTACACTGGGAGAAGGAGCGGAGTTGGCGGTTACCAGTCAAGCCTCGACCAAGGTGTATAAAACGCCTTCAAAGCCTGTAGAGCAGCATACGAAAATCCACCTGGGTGCAGATAGTGTTCTTGAATATTTTTTAGATCCTTTGATCTTGTATGAAGGAGCACGTTTTATACAGAATACGACGATAGAAATGGAGCCTGATGCCGTCTTTTTCTACAGCGACATCATTACTCCGGGCTGGTCGAAGGATGGAGTGAACTTCCGCTACGACTGGGTAAGAAATAAGTTGAAAGTTTACCAAAATGGAAAACTTGTCTTGTTTGATCATCTTCTGCTGGAACCGGATGATGAACTGGAGGGAGTACTGCAGTTAGAGGGGCATACGCACGTGGGTTCTTTCGTACTCTTTCATCCTGAAGCTTCTCGTGAGTTTGCTGAGTGGTTATATGAGAATGTTTTCGAGTCATTTCCAGATGTACGGCTCGGGATCTCTGATATGGAAGGCGGCGGGATTGTCATTCGTATTCTAGGTGATCGCACCCAGACCATTGAGAGAATCCTCTCCCATATCCATACCTTTGCTAGGAGAGAATTATTAGATAAAGGAGAGATCTCCTGGAGGAAGTATTAG
- the ureG gene encoding urease accessory protein UreG — MEPICIGVGGPVGAGKTMLVERITRDLKDELSMAVITNDIYTKEDAMFLLRNGVLEDDRVIGVETGGCPHTAIREDASMNFSAIDELKERHNDLDLIFVESGGDNLAATFSPELVDFSIYIIDVAQGEKIPRKNGQGMIKSDLFVVNKTDLAPYVGADLDVMREDTIKARGEKPFVFTNLKTQDGLGEVIEWIKSNAFLTGLKS, encoded by the coding sequence ATGGAACCGATTTGTATTGGAGTTGGTGGCCCTGTAGGGGCTGGAAAAACGATGCTTGTGGAGAGAATAACCCGCGATCTTAAAGATGAATTGAGTATGGCGGTTATCACAAACGATATCTATACAAAAGAAGATGCGATGTTTCTATTGAGAAATGGGGTGTTGGAGGACGATCGCGTAATCGGAGTGGAAACGGGTGGTTGTCCTCATACAGCCATCCGGGAAGATGCTTCGATGAATTTTTCAGCCATTGATGAATTAAAGGAGCGCCACAATGATCTCGATTTGATCTTTGTGGAAAGTGGAGGCGATAACTTAGCTGCTACCTTCAGTCCTGAACTGGTAGATTTCTCTATTTATATTATTGATGTGGCCCAAGGAGAGAAAATTCCGAGGAAAAATGGACAAGGGATGATTAAATCGGATTTATTTGTGGTTAATAAGACCGATCTTGCTCCTTATGTCGGGGCAGACTTGGATGTGATGCGGGAAGATACCATCAAAGCGAGAGGAGAAAAACCTTTTGTTTTCACAAATTTGAAGACTCAGGACGGTTTGGGTGAAGTAATCGAATGGATCAAGTCTAACGCCTTTCTTACAGGATTGAAATCATGA
- a CDS encoding urease accessory protein UreF, with the protein MINGLMPLLQLSDSQFPSGAFSHSFGFETYIQEDVVKGTESFKQALIIFLKKQLIFNDGLACRLAYESMERGSPEDLMDIDHVLFATCVARETREGNRKMGERLAKLCMELYPSPDLSEYLSWIKKKEAYGHPAVVLAVVYHSLDIPKDSALETFLFTNLSSLVQNAVRGIPMGQTAGQKILLVLQPYVIEAVESILGLSPDDLGAGSPGLEIAQMHHERLNVRLFMS; encoded by the coding sequence ATGATTAATGGATTAATGCCTCTATTGCAGCTTAGTGATTCTCAGTTCCCCTCGGGGGCCTTTTCTCATTCATTTGGATTTGAAACGTACATTCAAGAGGATGTGGTTAAGGGAACAGAGAGTTTTAAGCAAGCACTGATCATCTTTTTAAAGAAGCAGCTGATCTTCAATGATGGACTTGCCTGCCGTCTGGCGTATGAGAGTATGGAAAGAGGCAGTCCTGAAGATCTTATGGACATCGATCACGTGTTGTTCGCTACTTGTGTGGCGCGGGAAACGAGAGAAGGAAACCGGAAAATGGGGGAGCGTCTGGCCAAACTGTGCATGGAATTATATCCATCGCCTGATTTGAGTGAATACTTGTCCTGGATTAAGAAAAAGGAAGCGTATGGTCATCCGGCTGTCGTTCTCGCTGTTGTTTATCATTCGCTGGACATTCCAAAAGACTCAGCACTGGAGACGTTTTTATTCACGAACTTGTCTTCACTTGTGCAAAATGCGGTCCGGGGAATTCCGATGGGGCAAACGGCCGGGCAGAAGATCCTGCTCGTCCTGCAGCCTTATGTGATAGAAGCGGTCGAGTCAATCCTGGGGCTTTCTCCAGATGATTTAGGAGCGGGAAGTCCTGGTCTTGAAATAGCCCAGATGCATCATGAACGGTTGAATGTACGTCTGTTTATGTCTTAA
- the ureE gene encoding urease accessory protein UreE codes for MIIENIVGNVATLEKRAPHIEYVYLESEQLVKRIQRMKTDHGNELGIRLSKNEELSDGDVLYMDEKNMVVISVKKDDVLVISPTTMKQMGDTAHQLGNRHLPAQFEGEDMIVQYDYLIEELLLDLGVPHKRENRKVPQPFRYIGHHHD; via the coding sequence ATGATTATTGAAAACATAGTTGGAAACGTAGCTACCCTGGAAAAGCGGGCGCCCCATATTGAATATGTGTATCTGGAAAGTGAGCAGCTGGTCAAAAGAATTCAGCGTATGAAAACAGACCATGGCAATGAGCTTGGAATCAGACTTTCTAAAAATGAAGAGCTGTCAGATGGAGACGTATTATATATGGATGAAAAAAATATGGTGGTCATTTCAGTGAAAAAAGATGATGTTTTAGTCATCAGCCCCACAACGATGAAACAAATGGGAGATACCGCTCATCAGCTGGGAAACCGACATTTGCCCGCCCAGTTTGAAGGGGAAGATATGATCGTCCAGTACGATTATTTGATCGAGGAATTGCTGCTGGACTTAGGTGTGCCGCATAAGCGAGAAAATAGAAAGGTGCCTCAGCCATTCCGTTACATTGGACATCATCATGATTAA
- the ureC gene encoding urease subunit alpha translates to MSFEMSRKQYADMFGPTTGDAVRLADTDLFIEVEKDYTTYGDEVKFGGGKVIRDGMGQHPLAESEEAVDLVITNALILDHSGIFKADIGVKEGWISTIGKAGNPLLMDNVDIVIGASTEVVAAEGMIVTAGGIDAHIHFVSPQQIETALSSGITTMIGGGTGPATGTKATTCTPGPWNIHRMLEAADQYPMNLGFLGKGNSSSEAALQEQVEAGAVGLKLHEDWGTTASSIDTCLRVADRFDVQVAIHTDTLNEGGFVEHTLEAIDDRVIHTYHTEGAGGGHAPDIIEAASYPNILPSSTNPTRPYTVNTLEEHLDMLMVCHHLDPSVPEDIAFADSRIRKETIAAEDILHDLGVFSMISSDSQAMGRVGEVIIRTWQTADKMKKQRGSLEGDHDKKDNFRAKRYIAKYTINPAITHGISDYVGSVEGGKLADLVLWDPKFFGVKPELIIKGGMIAHSLMGDPNASIPTPQPVFYREMFGSHGQAKDRTSMTFISNKAYENGLHDELGLKKQVRPISGVRNLTKRSMILNGGTPKIEVDPQTYVVKVDGQVIDCEPAETVPLAQRYFLF, encoded by the coding sequence ATGAGTTTTGAAATGTCACGAAAACAATATGCCGATATGTTCGGTCCAACGACGGGGGACGCTGTTCGCTTAGCGGACACGGACTTGTTCATTGAAGTGGAGAAGGATTATACGACCTATGGAGATGAAGTGAAGTTTGGCGGCGGGAAAGTCATACGCGATGGTATGGGTCAGCATCCTTTGGCTGAAAGCGAAGAGGCTGTGGATCTTGTGATAACGAATGCGCTAATCTTAGATCATTCCGGCATTTTTAAAGCCGATATCGGTGTAAAAGAAGGTTGGATTTCCACCATTGGAAAAGCAGGTAATCCCTTATTAATGGATAACGTCGATATCGTCATTGGAGCTTCTACGGAAGTCGTGGCAGCTGAAGGGATGATTGTTACTGCAGGCGGTATTGACGCTCATATTCATTTTGTATCGCCGCAGCAAATTGAAACCGCCCTGTCTTCCGGGATCACGACGATGATCGGAGGAGGCACCGGTCCAGCGACTGGCACGAAAGCGACGACTTGTACGCCAGGCCCTTGGAATATCCATCGTATGCTTGAAGCAGCGGATCAGTATCCTATGAATCTAGGTTTTTTAGGAAAAGGGAACTCATCCAGTGAAGCAGCCCTTCAAGAGCAAGTGGAAGCAGGAGCTGTAGGCTTGAAGCTTCACGAAGACTGGGGAACGACAGCTTCATCAATAGATACGTGTTTACGGGTGGCTGACCGGTTCGATGTTCAAGTCGCGATACATACCGATACGTTGAATGAAGGCGGATTTGTTGAGCATACGCTTGAAGCGATTGACGACCGTGTGATTCATACGTATCACACGGAAGGCGCAGGAGGAGGCCACGCCCCGGATATTATTGAAGCGGCGAGTTATCCAAATATCCTTCCTTCTTCGACGAATCCAACGAGGCCTTATACAGTTAATACGCTTGAAGAACATTTAGATATGCTGATGGTTTGTCACCATCTGGATCCAAGTGTGCCGGAAGATATCGCTTTTGCCGATTCGCGTATTCGTAAAGAAACGATTGCGGCTGAAGATATTCTCCATGATCTCGGTGTGTTCAGTATGATCTCCTCCGACTCGCAGGCCATGGGGCGTGTGGGAGAAGTCATTATTCGTACGTGGCAAACGGCCGATAAAATGAAAAAACAACGCGGCTCTTTAGAGGGAGATCATGATAAGAAGGACAACTTCAGGGCCAAACGATATATTGCTAAATACACCATTAATCCGGCTATTACCCACGGAATATCTGACTACGTTGGATCTGTGGAAGGTGGGAAATTGGCAGACCTTGTACTATGGGACCCGAAATTCTTTGGTGTTAAGCCAGAACTCATCATTAAAGGCGGGATGATCGCTCATAGCTTGATGGGCGATCCGAATGCCAGCATTCCCACGCCCCAACCCGTTTTTTATCGGGAAATGTTCGGCTCTCACGGCCAGGCAAAAGACCGTACATCGATGACGTTTATATCAAACAAAGCTTATGAGAACGGGCTGCATGATGAACTGGGGTTAAAAAAGCAAGTTCGCCCGATTTCCGGTGTGCGAAATCTAACGAAACGATCGATGATTCTTAATGGAGGCACACCAAAGATCGAAGTAGACCCACAAACTTATGTGGTGAAAGTAGATGGACAGGTGATCGACTGCGAACCTGCCGAAACCGTCCCTTTAGCACAACGATATTTCTTATTTTGA
- a CDS encoding urease subunit beta has protein sequence MVPGEFVLRKDPILCNEGKESIKVNVLNRGDRPVQIGSHFHFFEVNPYLQFEREQAKGRHLNIPAGTAVRFEPGDEKEVELVAFSGERKIYGLNNQLNGRAEL, from the coding sequence ATGGTACCAGGAGAATTTGTGTTACGGAAAGATCCGATCCTATGTAATGAAGGGAAAGAAAGCATTAAAGTGAACGTATTAAATCGAGGAGATCGTCCGGTTCAAATCGGATCACACTTTCATTTTTTTGAAGTAAACCCCTATCTGCAATTCGAACGGGAGCAGGCAAAAGGCAGACATTTGAATATTCCGGCTGGAACGGCCGTACGCTTTGAGCCAGGTGATGAAAAAGAAGTAGAGCTTGTAGCTTTTTCTGGTGAAAGGAAGATTTATGGCTTGAATAATCAGCTGAATGGGAGGGCCGAGCTATGA
- a CDS encoding urease subunit gamma, producing the protein MKLTSREMEKLMVVTAADLARRRQERGLQLNYPEAVAIITYEVVEGARDGKSVAELMQFGATILEKEDVLEGIPEMLPDIQVEATFPDGVKLVTIHDPIR; encoded by the coding sequence GTGAAGTTAACATCCAGAGAGATGGAAAAGCTCATGGTGGTCACGGCTGCTGATCTGGCAAGAAGACGTCAGGAGAGAGGCTTGCAGCTTAATTATCCTGAAGCGGTTGCCATCATTACTTATGAAGTCGTGGAAGGAGCGAGGGATGGGAAGTCCGTTGCGGAATTAATGCAGTTTGGCGCAACAATTCTGGAAAAAGAAGATGTACTGGAAGGGATTCCGGAGATGCTTCCAGATATTCAAGTGGAAGCTACTTTTCCAGATGGCGTAAAGCTCGTGACGATTCATGACCCTATTCGATGA
- a CDS encoding sodium:solute symporter family protein, which translates to MLPSYVGYVLLLVFGLFFTLITFVMQRRRKQAMTAEQFSTAGRSVGVGLASASIIAAWTWAATLMMSSSTGYQYGISGPYWYAAGACIQVLLFAIVAIHLKKRAPNAHTFLEFIGQRFDKKNHRLIMGFALMTNILVTSMVVLGGAIALNSLTGMNIYVAAFLIPLTFTIYTMIGGLKASFIADYFNTVMIFTILAIFATVVYVKFGIDPIYEGLSNMPSSNSMLTMASVSGLFFGMINIIGNFGAVFVDQAYWQRAIASKDSAASRAYIYGGISWFSIPFAIATFLGVSAAGLGITVGSPDSVAPEMAAHLLGGVGSILFLAMLFMAVMSTGAAELTAITNIIVTDIYRKSINPKASSDRLLYVSRRVTLGFGLMMGVLSILLFKVGIGLGWVYMAMGIFVSGAVIPVTLGLLWKKATNEGTFYGASAGLVTGVTAWLTSANLLYGEISVSTLGELQSMFFGNITVFIVSGTISVGHALISNQEFDFDSLQDKFRSFDDEENEDETTEEEVVYEGKRASAR; encoded by the coding sequence TTGTTACCATCTTATGTTGGCTATGTTCTGTTGTTGGTTTTTGGATTGTTCTTTACTCTTATAACGTTTGTTATGCAGCGAAGAAGGAAACAAGCGATGACTGCCGAGCAATTCAGTACGGCGGGGAGAAGTGTTGGGGTTGGGCTCGCGAGTGCTTCGATTATTGCTGCCTGGACGTGGGCGGCGACATTAATGATGTCTTCGTCGACAGGGTATCAATACGGGATTAGCGGTCCTTATTGGTATGCTGCGGGCGCATGTATTCAGGTGCTGCTGTTTGCGATTGTGGCGATCCACTTGAAAAAGCGGGCTCCTAACGCTCATACGTTCTTAGAGTTCATTGGACAGCGCTTTGATAAGAAAAATCACCGTTTAATAATGGGATTTGCTTTAATGACGAATATCCTCGTAACATCGATGGTCGTTCTTGGTGGAGCAATTGCCCTGAATTCTCTAACGGGGATGAACATTTATGTAGCCGCTTTTCTGATTCCTCTTACCTTCACGATTTACACCATGATTGGTGGACTGAAAGCCTCATTCATTGCTGACTACTTCAATACTGTCATGATTTTTACGATCCTGGCTATTTTTGCAACTGTTGTTTATGTCAAATTTGGAATTGACCCTATTTATGAAGGGCTAAGCAACATGCCGTCTTCCAATTCCATGCTTACGATGGCTTCTGTATCCGGTCTGTTTTTTGGAATGATTAACATCATAGGAAACTTTGGCGCGGTATTCGTTGACCAGGCCTATTGGCAGCGTGCCATTGCCAGTAAAGATAGTGCAGCATCGAGAGCATACATATATGGTGGAATTTCATGGTTTTCGATTCCATTCGCAATTGCAACCTTCCTTGGAGTAAGTGCTGCGGGTCTTGGAATCACGGTGGGAAGCCCTGACTCGGTGGCACCGGAAATGGCTGCCCACCTGCTTGGCGGCGTTGGTTCGATCTTATTTCTAGCTATGTTATTTATGGCTGTAATGTCTACAGGAGCCGCTGAATTGACAGCGATCACGAATATTATTGTGACCGATATTTACCGGAAGTCGATTAACCCTAAAGCGAGCAGTGATCGTCTTTTGTATGTCTCCCGCCGTGTGACATTAGGATTCGGTTTAATGATGGGTGTCCTTTCGATCTTGCTGTTTAAAGTCGGGATTGGTTTAGGCTGGGTTTATATGGCCATGGGGATATTCGTGAGTGGAGCCGTTATCCCTGTTACTCTGGGGCTTCTCTGGAAAAAGGCTACCAACGAAGGAACGTTCTACGGAGCTTCCGCAGGCCTGGTCACTGGGGTTACGGCTTGGCTGACGTCAGCTAACCTTCTTTATGGAGAGATCAGTGTAAGTACACTGGGAGAACTTCAATCGATGTTTTTCGGGAATATTACCGTCTTCATTGTAAGTGGAACGATTTCTGTTGGCCATGCTTTGATTTCGAATCAAGAGTTTGATTTTGATTCCCTGCAAGATAAGTTCAGAAGCTTTGATGATGAGGAAAATGAGGACGAGACCACAGAGGAGGAAGTCGTATATGAAGGAAAACGAGCATCAGCTAGATAA
- a CDS encoding FecCD family ABC transporter permease, with amino-acid sequence MYSHITKRPKGLKETKPILITFFLFLFTIATVIFAIGMGPVSVPAATASNILLSNLPYLSSMVESDWTQLDENIIWGLRLPRVLLGLIVGASLSVTGVTLQALVRNHLADPFILGVSSGASATATLGMLFGTFSFLGTYSLSISAFLGAAFVIIVVYALSRVNGKINMTQLLLSGVAIGLIMESITKLITLSAPNALGLHNATFWMAGSLAGAKWEYLTLPLLAMIICMTILLINYRALNALLAGDEAAGTLGFNVNILQTMLVLIASLLAGVTIAVSGSIGFVGLMVPHITRLLVGSDHKKVLPVSAFLGGILVVWTDVAARLIIAPEELPIGVLTAIIGGPFFIWLLKRNARK; translated from the coding sequence ATGTACTCTCACATCACAAAAAGACCTAAAGGATTAAAAGAAACCAAACCTATCCTGATCACCTTCTTCTTATTCCTATTCACGATCGCGACAGTGATCTTTGCGATAGGAATGGGACCCGTTTCGGTGCCCGCAGCTACGGCGTCAAACATTCTTCTGAGTAATCTTCCGTATCTTTCCAGTATGGTGGAAAGTGATTGGACACAGTTGGACGAAAACATTATATGGGGACTGCGGCTTCCTAGAGTTTTACTAGGCTTAATTGTGGGAGCTTCATTATCCGTTACGGGAGTGACCTTGCAGGCTCTGGTGCGAAATCATTTGGCTGATCCATTTATTCTTGGAGTATCTTCAGGAGCGTCTGCAACAGCTACGTTAGGTATGTTGTTCGGCACGTTCTCCTTCCTTGGTACGTATTCACTGTCCATCAGCGCATTTTTAGGAGCAGCGTTTGTCATCATAGTGGTTTATGCTCTCTCAAGAGTGAATGGGAAGATTAATATGACGCAATTGTTATTATCAGGAGTAGCTATCGGGCTGATTATGGAATCGATCACAAAGCTGATTACACTAAGCGCTCCTAACGCATTAGGCTTACATAACGCCACATTTTGGATGGCAGGCAGCCTGGCAGGGGCTAAATGGGAGTATTTAACTCTCCCGCTGCTTGCCATGATCATCTGCATGACTATTTTGTTGATTAATTATCGAGCTCTAAACGCTTTACTGGCTGGTGATGAAGCAGCCGGTACTCTAGGATTTAATGTGAATATCCTGCAAACGATGCTTGTATTAATTGCATCGCTCTTAGCCGGTGTGACGATCGCCGTAAGTGGTTCAATCGGTTTTGTCGGGTTAATGGTTCCTCATATCACCCGGCTGCTGGTTGGATCCGACCATAAAAAAGTACTGCCCGTGAGCGCCTTTTTAGGTGGAATATTAGTCGTATGGACCGATGTGGCTGCTCGATTAATCATTGCCCCAGAGGAATTGCCGATCGGGGTCTTAACAGCCATCATTGGAGGTCCATTTTTCATTTGGCTATTAAAAAGAAATGCCAGAAAATAA
- a CDS encoding heme ABC transporter ATP-binding protein: MNLQVDNLSFSYNEHTILDDISMNVASGEFVGIIGPNGCGKSTLLKNLYRSLTPDTGSIYLDHKGFKDLKVKELARKLGVIGQDNTLPFDFAVNDIVAMGRSPHKKLFQSDTKEDMEIIQNALEKVDMHTMADKNYLYLSGGEKQRVLLARVLSQQTDFLILDEPTNHLDIHHQLRIFDVIKGLGATVLSAIHDLNIAALYCDRIYVMKDGSIYQSGTPEEILTTDIIQEVFNIKTDVRIHPVTKKVMITYLPESILNKGENNIEED, from the coding sequence ATGAATCTACAAGTAGATAATCTCAGTTTTTCTTATAACGAGCACACGATCCTGGACGATATTTCGATGAATGTGGCTAGTGGAGAATTTGTTGGAATCATTGGACCAAATGGCTGCGGCAAATCTACCTTATTAAAAAACTTATATCGTTCTCTTACTCCAGACACGGGTTCTATTTATTTGGATCATAAAGGCTTTAAAGATTTAAAAGTTAAGGAATTGGCTAGAAAACTAGGCGTTATCGGACAGGACAACACACTCCCATTCGACTTTGCCGTCAATGACATCGTTGCTATGGGAAGAAGCCCTCATAAAAAACTTTTTCAAAGCGATACCAAGGAAGATATGGAGATTATCCAAAATGCTCTTGAAAAAGTGGATATGCACACAATGGCGGACAAAAATTATTTATACCTCTCCGGCGGGGAAAAACAACGTGTCTTACTGGCAAGAGTCTTGTCACAACAAACCGACTTTCTCATATTGGATGAACCCACCAACCATCTGGACATCCATCACCAACTAAGAATATTTGACGTAATTAAGGGATTGGGGGCAACCGTGCTTTCTGCTATTCACGACCTCAATATCGCGGCCCTGTATTGTGACCGTATTTACGTAATGAAGGATGGATCCATTTATCAATCAGGTACACCCGAAGAAATCTTAACGACGGATATTATTCAGGAAGTGTTTAACATAAAAACCGATGTAAGGATCCATCCCGTAACCAAAAAAGTAATGATTACATACTTACCGGAAAGCATCCTCAATAAAGGAGAGAATAATATTGAAGAAGATTAA
- a CDS encoding ABC transporter substrate-binding protein: MKKIKWWIWFFVGLISIGLAGCESSSGKGQTEETSKSGEAIQIDNYGRELSTSEKPNNVLTLGPNTTELFIALGLSDHVIGNSLDNHSRGALPKYEEAYEQIPELTYGSATREAVLTSGADFIYGIEWEFGKEALSLEELKDYGITTYVNQATTLDEMYKEIMDIGKIFEVEDRAEDFVADQKDRIATIKEQVQGQDPVDALVYDSGGDGVFTAGGTNFETLLIESAGGRNIFDDITDKQWATVSYEEVVARDPDVILIHDYDAPSVERKIEDIKNHPILSELESVKNENFVSISLESVLPGNRMAYSVETFAEGFYPDLVGE, encoded by the coding sequence TTGAAGAAGATTAAATGGTGGATATGGTTTTTCGTTGGACTCATAAGTATAGGACTGGCAGGATGTGAATCCTCAAGTGGTAAAGGACAGACCGAAGAAACTTCTAAATCAGGAGAGGCAATCCAAATTGACAATTACGGAAGAGAGCTGTCCACCTCTGAAAAGCCGAATAACGTATTAACGCTTGGACCCAACACAACCGAACTATTTATAGCCTTAGGTCTTAGCGACCATGTCATCGGAAACAGCCTGGATAATCACAGTCGCGGGGCTTTACCAAAGTATGAAGAAGCCTATGAACAAATCCCGGAATTAACGTATGGCTCTGCTACGAGAGAAGCGGTATTAACGAGTGGCGCCGACTTCATATATGGAATTGAATGGGAGTTTGGCAAAGAAGCCCTCAGCCTTGAAGAGTTGAAAGACTATGGTATAACTACCTATGTAAATCAAGCTACAACGTTAGATGAAATGTATAAGGAGATTATGGATATAGGGAAAATTTTTGAGGTAGAAGATCGAGCAGAAGACTTCGTTGCGGACCAAAAAGATAGAATTGCAACTATAAAAGAACAAGTGCAAGGACAGGATCCTGTAGATGCGCTCGTTTATGATAGCGGCGGTGACGGAGTTTTCACGGCTGGAGGTACCAACTTTGAAACATTACTTATTGAATCAGCCGGCGGCAGGAATATTTTCGACGATATAACGGACAAGCAATGGGCAACCGTTAGTTATGAAGAGGTCGTAGCCAGAGATCCAGACGTCATTTTGATTCACGATTATGACGCACCTTCGGTGGAGCGGAAAATAGAAGACATAAAAAACCACCCCATTCTATCTGAGCTGGAGAGTGTAAAAAATGAAAACTTTGTTTCCATTTCATTAGAAAGTGTTCTACCTGGAAATCGGATGGCTTACTCCGTTGAAACTTTCGCAGAAGGTTTCTATCCTGATTTGGTCGGTGAATAA
- a CDS encoding nucleotidyltransferase domain-containing protein, with the protein MNRLKEDPGVQSIFLKGSMGRNEHDQHSDIDLYCLVKEEDEKAFLSRRLNHLRAYKDPMFYDDIFIIAPQIIGIYEDWLHVDLFTVTEKTFQNKDYFTVLYDPDHLMDKYQTEHKLTLSEAEFKDHVIDVAWFLFQYKKAKERGNAVWAQEMLRYVMSNLSNVMLYRYAKDRSRLGLKAIDAHLPREKRRTMLEVYECVTPSSHEKAVKRITSLLKVEMIWIQEFFEENDQTLVLLKLMIKTLSTEAELTP; encoded by the coding sequence GTGAACCGTTTAAAAGAAGACCCTGGTGTCCAAAGTATATTTTTAAAAGGATCGATGGGCAGAAACGAGCACGATCAGCACTCCGATATTGACTTGTATTGTCTAGTAAAAGAAGAGGATGAAAAAGCCTTTCTATCACGCAGACTGAATCATCTCAGAGCGTATAAGGATCCCATGTTTTACGACGACATTTTCATCATAGCTCCTCAAATTATAGGGATCTACGAAGACTGGCTTCATGTGGATCTATTTACCGTTACAGAAAAGACTTTTCAAAATAAAGATTATTTTACGGTTCTGTACGATCCGGATCATCTCATGGACAAGTATCAGACCGAGCATAAATTAACGCTATCTGAAGCTGAATTTAAGGATCACGTCATTGATGTAGCCTGGTTTTTGTTTCAATACAAGAAAGCGAAAGAACGAGGCAATGCGGTGTGGGCGCAAGAGATGCTGCGATATGTGATGAGCAACCTCTCGAATGTGATGTTATACCGATATGCGAAAGATCGCTCCCGGCTCGGACTTAAAGCGATTGATGCCCATTTGCCACGAGAAAAGAGAAGGACAATGCTTGAGGTTTATGAGTGTGTCACTCCCTCTTCCCATGAAAAAGCGGTTAAACGTATTACATCCCTTTTAAAAGTAGAAATGATCTGGATACAAGAGTTCTTTGAGGAAAACGATCAGACACTGGTTTTGTTGAAATTAATGATAAAAACACTCTCCACCGAAGCGGAGTTAACCCCTTAA